The Castanea sativa cultivar Marrone di Chiusa Pesio chromosome 11, ASM4071231v1 genome contains a region encoding:
- the LOC142617787 gene encoding putative disease resistance protein RGA1: MTSMTLVHVKTRSLPSLQHYFRSNFITSSQPSTSPLTLSAFLLAKKMAEAILFGLAQKMIENLASRTFQDIGSLWGVEGELEKVKDTVSTIQAVLQDAAEQQSHNNQVKHWLEKLNDAIYEADDLFSEFYTEATRRSLVSGNKVVKEVRTCFPCSNPLAFRYKMSRKIKAMRQKLNAIAEDKNKFSLKVDNVETNDMSRKRETHSFVQGEDVIGRDEDKQKIINLLFDSNVEENVSVIPIVGIGGLGKTTLAKYVYNDEEVKKYFELKMWACISDVFDLKVIIENIIASTSGNTPVGNFRIDQLQSQLREKIDKKKYLLVLDDIWTQDPENWRELKCLLMGGSKGSKIIITTRLRLVAEITHTVSPYFLEGLSKEQPWVLFRQVAFRNELEANNSELETIGREIVNMCQGVPLAIKSIGNLLFLKKKKFEWSFVKNKIEANVTQGGEILPILKLSYDHLPSHLKTCFTYCSLFPKDYEMDKETVIQLWIAQGFVQSSNKNQQLEDVGDDYFEDLLWRSFFEEVETYKGLRYKMHDLIHDLAESIIGEECKLVSFNGKDINEKNRHVSCPFEINPSFRETLSLLVKAVKPRTFLLTFYEEFSGALEESMLNTIILSFKSLRALDLHALKITSIPNSIGKLIHLKYLDLSFNWDIKTLPDSITTLLNLQVLKLYDCKGLKELPKKFRELVSLKHLYNDGCDNLSHMPCGLGQMTSLQSLPLFIVSTSSHTGGLGELKDLNNLRGTLEITHLERLEESNSESIVVNLREKQHLEKLILKWYHQDQVDNNEDVKLLEDLHPHQNLKYLEVYQYKGVKFSSWVSSLTNLVDLKIENCERCRYLPPLSHLLFLKSLSLDTMNDLEYISDNDMSKEVFASSTALSTPFFPSLKSLTILKCPNLKGWWGRTGRDLVATTSASTLNHQQDQSHNSLPLFPLLSYLGIKYCPKMTSMPLFPNLKESLYLENVSSKPLQETMSMSFLVPSSSSSLSSSSPLSKLNKMTLRSVEDIESLPAEWALYSLKVLRIWNCPRLTSMSGAVRNLTSLCELLIADCEEFDPLRDMHDDGMEWRCLICLRDLCFSGIPKLKSLPVGLQCISTLKQLTVSNCPNLMTLPKLTSLEYLGIKRCEPNLTSLLEISCLTSLRSLQIEDFPNLITFPESIRNPISLERLSIWRCPNLTTLPNDGCLKSLRELDIRGCPQLAEKYKNKIEKDFPNLEIKWIGY; encoded by the coding sequence ATGACATCGATGACATTAGTCCACGTTAAAACTCGGTCTCTTCCTTCACTGCAGCATTACTTTCGCTCAAACTTCATCACTTCAAGCCAACCCTCTACCTCTCCTCTCACTCTTTCAGCGTTCCTTTTGGCCAAAAAAATGGCCGAAGCAATCCTCTTTGGTCTTGCACAGaaaatgattgaaaatttgGCCTCTCGAACTTTCCAAGACATTGGATCACTCTGGGGTGTCGAAGGTGAGCTTGAAAAAGTCAAGGACACTGTTTCCACAATCCAAGCTGTACTTCAGGATGCAGCGGAGCAGCAAAGTCATAACAATCAAGTCAAGCACTGGCTCGAAAAGCTCAACGATGCAATTTATGAGGCAGATGACTTGTTCAGCGAGTTTTACACTGAAGCTACAAGGCGAAGCCTGGTGAGTGGGAATAAAGTCGTAAAAGAGGTACGCACTTGCTTTCCATGTTCAAACCCACTTGCTTTTCGTTATAAGATGAGTCGTAAAATAAAGGCGATGAGGCAAAAGCTAAATGCAATAGCAGAAGATAAGAACAAGTTTAGCTTGAAAGTAGACAACGTAGAGACAAATGATATGAGTAGGAAGAGGGAGACTCACTCTTTTGTTCAGGGAGAAGATGTTATTGGGAGGGATGAGGACAAACAGAAGATCATAAACCTGTTATTTGACTCTAATGTAGAAGAGAATGTTTCGGTCATTCCCATTGTGGGGATTGGGGGCCTAGGGAAGACTACACTTGCTAAATATGTGTATAATGATGAGGAagttaaaaaatactttgagtTAAAAATGTGGGCGTGCATCTCTGATGTCTTTGATTTAAAAgtaattattgaaaatataatagCATCTACTTCTGGTAATACACCAGTTGGAAACTTCAGAATAGATCAGTTGCAAAGTCAACTTCgtgaaaaaattgataaaaaaaaatacttacttGTATTGGATGATATATGGACGCAAGATCCTGAAAATTGGCGTGAATTGAAATGTCTTTTAATGGGTGGTTCCAAAGGCAGTAAGATTATAATAACTACTCGTCTTAGATTGGTTGCAGAAATTACACACACAGTTTCACCATATTTTCTTGAAGGTCTGTCCAAAGAACAACCTTGGGTTTTATTTAGGCAAGTGGCATTTAGAAATGAGCTAGAGGCCAACAATTCTGAACTAGAGACAATTGGAAGGGAGATTGTAAACATGTGTCAAGGGGTTCCACTTGCTATAAAGTCCATAGGAAATTTgttattcttaaaaaagaagaagtttgaATGGTCATTCGTGAAGAATAAAATAGAAGCAAATGTAACTCAAGGGGgtgaaattttaccaattttaaaGTTGAGCTATGATCATCTCCCATCACATTTGAAGACTTGTTTCACTTATTGCTCTTTGTTTCCCAAAGATTATGAGATGGATAAGGAAACAGTGATACAACTATGGATAGCACAAGGGTTTGTCCAATCATCAAACAAAAACCAACAATTAGAGGATGTTGGCGATGATTACTTCGAAGATTTACTTTGGAGGTCCTTCTTTGAAGAAGTAGAGACTTACAAAGGCTTAAGATACAAGATGCATGATTTAATTCATGATCTTGCAGAATCTATCATAGGCGAGGAGTGCAAGCTTGTTAGTTTTAATGGCAAagatattaatgaaaaaaatcgTCATGTATCATGTCCATTTGAAATTAACCCATCTTTTAGGGAAACTTTAAGCTTGTTGGTTAAAGCGGTCAAACCACGTACATTTCTTCTAACATTTTATGAGGAGTTCTCTGGTGCCTTGGAGGAGTCAATGTTGAATACAATTATTTTGAGTTTCAAGAGCTTGCGTGCATTAGATTTACATGCATTGAAGATTACATCAATACCAAATTCTATAGGGAAGTTAATACATCTAAAGTACCTCGATCTTTCTTTTAATTGGGATATTAAAACTCTCCCTGATTCAATTACTACATTGTTGAATTTGCAAGTACTAAAACTTTATGATTGTAAAGGTCTTAAAGAATTACCCAAAAAGTTTAGAGAATTGGTTAGCCTCAAACATCTTTATAATGATGGTTGTGATAATTTGAGTCATATGCCTTGTGGATTAGGGCAAATGACTTCACTTCAATCATTACCATTATTCATTGTGAGCACCTCCTCCCACACTGGTGGATTAGGCGAATTGAAGGACCTAAACAACCTTCGAGGAACATTAGAGATCACACATTTGGAACGCTTGGAAGAATCTAACTCAGAATCCATTGTTGTGAATTTAAGGGAGAAGCAACATcttgaaaaattgatattaaaatGGTATCATCAAGATCAAGTAGATAATAATGAAGATGTGAAGTTATTAGAAGACCTCCACCCACATCAAAATCTCAAATATTTGGAAGTGTATCAGTACAAGGGTGTGAAATTTTCAAGTTGGGTCTCTTCTCTCACAAATCTTGTTGATTTAAAGATAGAGAATTGTGAGAGATGCCGATATCTGCCACCATTGTCTCATCTCCTCTTTTTAAAATCTCTAAGCCTTGATACGATGAATGATTTGGAGTACATATCCGATAATGATATGAGTAAAGAGGTGTTTGCTTCATCCACAGCATTATCAACACCGTTCTTCCCATCTCTAAAGTCACTCACAATATTGAAATGTCCTAATTTGAAGGGATGGTGGGGGAGAACAGGGAGGGATTTAGTTGCAACAACATCTGCGTCAACACTAAATCATCAACAAGATCAGTCTCACAACTCACTGCCTTtatttcctcttctttcttattTGGGGATTAAATATTGCCCTAAAATGACTTCCATGCCCCTGTTTCCCAATCTCAAAGAATCTCTATATTTAGAGAATGTCAGTTCGAAGCCTTTGCAAGAGACAATGTCAATGAGTTTTTTAGTTCCCTCTTCCTCCTCTTCATTAtcctcttcttctcctctctccaaattaaataaaatgactttGCGTTCTGTAGAAGATATAGAGTCTCTTCCGGCTGAGTGGGCTCTATATTCTCTCAAGGTACTACGAATTTGGAATTGCCCTAGACTAACATCTATGTCTGGAGCGGTGCGTAATCTCACCTCCCTCTGTGAGCTATTAATTGCCGATTGTGAGGAGTTCGATCCATTAAGAGACATGCATGATGATGGCATGGAATGGCGATGCCTCATTTGCCTCCGTGATTTATGTTTCAGTGGCATTCCGAAACTGAAGTCTCTCCCTGTGGGTCTTCAATGTATTTCCACCCTAAAACAGCTCACCGTTTCAAACTGTCCCAATTTAATGACTTTGCCGAAGCTCACCTCACTTGAATATCTTGGGATTAAAAGATGCGAGCCTAATCTGACATCACTTCTTGAGATTAGTTGTCTCACTTCTTTACGGTCGCTGCAGATTGAAGACTTTCCCAATTTGATTACTTTCCCCGAATCAATTAGGAATCCAATCTCACTTGAAAGGCTTTCCATTTGGAGATGTCCCAATCTCACAACACTACCTAATGATGGTTGTCTCAAGTCTTTACGAGAACTGGATATTCGGGGTTGTCCTCAGTTAgctgaaaaatacaaaaataaaatcgaAAAGGATTTCCCTAATTTGGAAATCAAATGGATTGGCTATTGA